One Nonomuraea angiospora DNA segment encodes these proteins:
- a CDS encoding ferredoxin — protein sequence MKITVDEAKCCGAGQCVLIAPDVFDQNEDDGIVILLEAEPAADRHAAVREAAAVCPAAAIQVDEDA from the coding sequence ATGAAGATCACAGTGGACGAGGCCAAGTGCTGCGGCGCGGGCCAGTGCGTGCTGATCGCGCCCGACGTGTTCGACCAGAACGAGGACGACGGCATCGTCATCCTGCTGGAGGCCGAGCCCGCCGCGGACCGTCACGCCGCCGTACGTGAGGCCGCCGCCGTCTGCCCGGCGGCCGCCATCCAGGTGGACGAGGACGCCTGA
- a CDS encoding NUDIX domain-containing protein gives MSKSFLEPAQWYATLPAFYASACALLTDTEDRVLMVKPNYRPHWAFPGGIMEADELPHECAVREVGEELGLRVAVTGLLVVDWALPVGDRPQSMINFVFDGGTVTDPGQIVLQTSELDDFGFFPWDEAARLLPAATAPRIPAARRARDDARTIYLPFTPQ, from the coding sequence ATGAGCAAGTCGTTCCTGGAGCCGGCGCAGTGGTACGCGACACTTCCGGCGTTCTACGCCTCGGCGTGCGCGCTGCTCACTGACACCGAGGACCGGGTCCTCATGGTCAAGCCCAACTACCGGCCCCACTGGGCGTTCCCCGGCGGCATCATGGAGGCCGACGAGCTCCCCCACGAGTGCGCCGTCCGCGAGGTCGGCGAGGAGCTCGGGCTGCGCGTGGCGGTGACCGGGCTCCTGGTGGTGGACTGGGCGCTGCCGGTGGGCGACAGGCCGCAGAGCATGATCAATTTCGTGTTCGACGGCGGCACCGTCACCGACCCTGGCCAGATCGTCCTGCAGACCTCGGAGCTCGACGACTTCGGCTTCTTCCCCTGGGACGAGGCGGCCCGGCTGCTCCCCGCCGCCACCGCCCCCCGCATCCCGGCGGCACGGCGGGCACGCGACGACGCCCGCACCATCTACCTCCCCTTCACCCCCCAGTAG
- a CDS encoding PucR family transcriptional regulator codes for MTTKVSVEDLLRSPALQLRLLAGEAGLGRSVSWAHVSELDDPTPWLLGAEVIMTTGIAIPRQAAKQRAYLERLDDAGVSALALSAQLHVPPLHDAFIQAAEERGMPVLEVPLAVPFIAIAQEVAAAVQEDARQRLGAQLQVFGALRWLAAEDLDSATLFKRLERLSGYEVYLCTPQGRPLLPGVPVPDVAVLPSEPEAPPTIPGGFVLPVPAPGGPAGFLVAFERQGARPAGLAVVQHIATVAALQVAMARNERETLRRQGAETLSELLQDVLDPAAARRRLVRMGIPVEAELALLVIRNVPDEAVHRALDEEPHLMLRRGEDRYVLGSPALGPVVAALPGVAAGMSRPFPAGESMQLPKREAVWAASTASESGRALIHYGDDTTGRWLPDDPWALTALVENVLGKALAYDSAHGSQLLTSVRTWMERDRRTEDAATALHIHPNTLAYRLRRFAELTGRDLTSTAAFAEVWLALRAGRQLGLMD; via the coding sequence GTGACCACAAAGGTGTCCGTGGAGGACCTGCTGCGCTCTCCCGCGCTCCAGCTACGGCTCCTGGCCGGTGAGGCGGGGCTGGGGCGGTCGGTGTCGTGGGCGCACGTCAGCGAGCTCGACGACCCCACGCCCTGGCTGCTCGGCGCGGAGGTCATCATGACGACGGGGATCGCGATCCCGCGCCAGGCCGCCAAGCAGCGCGCCTACCTGGAACGGCTCGACGACGCGGGCGTGTCCGCGCTCGCCCTGTCGGCGCAGCTGCACGTGCCGCCGCTGCACGACGCGTTCATCCAGGCCGCCGAGGAGCGGGGCATGCCCGTGCTCGAGGTGCCGCTGGCCGTGCCGTTCATCGCGATCGCCCAGGAGGTGGCCGCGGCCGTGCAGGAGGACGCCAGGCAGCGCCTCGGCGCGCAGCTGCAGGTGTTCGGGGCGCTGCGCTGGCTGGCGGCCGAGGACCTCGACAGCGCGACGCTGTTCAAGCGGCTGGAGCGGCTGTCCGGCTACGAGGTCTATCTGTGCACGCCGCAGGGGCGGCCGCTGCTGCCGGGGGTGCCGGTGCCCGACGTCGCCGTGCTGCCTTCCGAGCCGGAGGCGCCGCCCACCATCCCAGGCGGGTTCGTCCTGCCCGTGCCCGCGCCGGGAGGCCCGGCCGGCTTCCTCGTCGCCTTCGAGCGCCAGGGAGCCAGGCCCGCCGGTCTGGCCGTGGTGCAGCACATCGCCACGGTGGCCGCCCTGCAGGTGGCCATGGCCCGCAACGAACGCGAGACGCTGCGCCGCCAGGGCGCCGAGACCCTGTCCGAGCTGCTCCAGGACGTCCTCGACCCGGCCGCGGCGCGGCGGCGCCTGGTCAGGATGGGCATCCCCGTGGAGGCGGAGCTGGCCCTCCTCGTGATCAGGAACGTGCCCGACGAGGCCGTCCACCGCGCGCTCGACGAGGAGCCGCACCTGATGCTGCGCCGGGGCGAGGACCGCTACGTGCTCGGCTCGCCCGCCCTCGGCCCGGTGGTCGCCGCGCTGCCGGGGGTCGCGGCGGGCATGAGCAGGCCGTTCCCGGCGGGGGAGTCCATGCAGCTCCCCAAACGGGAGGCGGTGTGGGCGGCCTCCACGGCGTCCGAGTCGGGGCGCGCGCTGATCCACTACGGCGACGACACCACCGGCCGGTGGCTGCCCGACGACCCGTGGGCGCTCACCGCGCTGGTCGAGAACGTGCTCGGCAAGGCGCTCGCCTACGACTCCGCGCACGGGTCCCAGCTCCTGACGTCCGTACGGACCTGGATGGAGCGCGACCGGCGCACCGAGGACGCCGCGACCGCGCTGCACATCCACCCCAACACCCTGGCCTACCGGCTGCGCAGGTTCGCCGAGCTGACGGGCCGCGACCTGACGTCCACCGCCGCGTTCGCGGAGGTCTGGCTGGCCCTGCGGGCCGGCCGCCAGCTCGGTCTCATGGACTGA
- a CDS encoding alpha/beta fold hydrolase, producing the protein MATLDVPGARLYYEVSGEGPALLLLPGGGGDAAIFDAPAGLLAEHFTLIALDPRGYSRSRLDGPAVDQRVEVQSEDARRLLDAVTPDRPAYVFGGSSGAIVGLDLLARHPGRVRRLVAHEPPCFAVLPDAPAQVAFVEEVHRLFREQGLAAASARFMEGIGGTLRPLPDPASLPPRAAEMMARLMNNAPIMMEHELRQFTSYVPDLAALGRVADRLVLAAGRETRGHLPYRPAALLAERLGIGLVEFPGGHSFTDAPEEFAKQLIEVLTAP; encoded by the coding sequence ATGGCCACGCTGGACGTACCGGGCGCCAGGCTCTACTACGAGGTCAGCGGCGAGGGACCCGCGCTCCTGCTGCTGCCGGGCGGCGGCGGCGACGCGGCGATCTTCGACGCGCCGGCCGGCCTGCTCGCCGAGCACTTCACGCTCATCGCCCTCGACCCGCGCGGCTACTCGCGCAGCCGCCTCGACGGCCCGGCCGTGGACCAGCGGGTCGAGGTGCAGAGCGAGGACGCCCGCCGGCTGCTCGACGCCGTCACCCCCGACCGGCCCGCCTACGTCTTCGGCGGCAGCAGCGGCGCCATCGTGGGCCTCGACCTGCTCGCCCGGCACCCCGGGCGGGTGCGCCGCCTGGTCGCCCACGAGCCGCCGTGCTTCGCCGTCCTCCCCGACGCCCCCGCGCAAGTGGCCTTCGTCGAGGAGGTTCACCGGCTCTTCCGCGAGCAGGGGCTCGCGGCCGCGTCCGCCCGGTTCATGGAGGGCATCGGCGGCACCCTCCGGCCGCTGCCGGACCCGGCCTCGCTGCCGCCCCGGGCCGCCGAGATGATGGCCCGGCTGATGAACAACGCTCCGATCATGATGGAGCATGAGCTGCGGCAGTTCACGTCCTATGTCCCCGACCTGGCCGCGCTCGGCCGCGTCGCCGACCGGCTGGTCCTGGCCGCCGGGCGCGAGACGAGGGGGCACCTGCCGTACCGGCCCGCCGCGCTGCTGGCGGAGCGGCTCGGGATCGGGCTGGTCGAGTTCCCGGGCGGGCACAGCTTCACCGACGCCCCCGAGGAGTTCGCCAAGCAGTTGATCGAGGTGCTCACCGCCCCCTGA
- a CDS encoding nuclear transport factor 2 family protein encodes MSENLQAVVEHLRQAMTSRDADAFTAVFADDAVYELRFGMPGRPRRFEGVETIREHMKQGASGGIARLLSFDDVHSTVYETTDPEVVVVEFEPEGSAGGTPFRFASSLGVIRVRDGAVLSYLDYPNAVGAAEAVGMLPELAAALAPVRPGSAKEVVARLIEVSAAGDHDAMLALYAPDVVIEIPFAPPGVPARSVGSDLLRARVEAVKGLWRFERADAVNLLETADPEVMVAEFTLHGSVTATGRPFATTYVMIVTVRDGLIVHSRDYGNPLASAELMREVAGA; translated from the coding sequence ATGTCCGAGAACCTTCAGGCGGTCGTCGAGCACCTACGTCAGGCCATGACGAGCAGGGACGCCGACGCCTTCACCGCCGTGTTCGCCGACGACGCCGTCTATGAGCTGCGGTTCGGCATGCCCGGGCGGCCGCGCCGGTTCGAAGGCGTAGAAACCATCCGCGAGCACATGAAACAGGGCGCCTCCGGGGGGATCGCGCGGCTGCTGAGCTTCGACGACGTCCACTCCACCGTCTACGAGACCACCGACCCGGAGGTGGTCGTCGTCGAGTTCGAGCCGGAGGGCAGCGCGGGCGGCACGCCGTTCCGGTTCGCCTCCTCCCTCGGGGTGATCCGCGTCCGCGACGGCGCCGTGCTCTCCTACCTCGACTACCCCAACGCCGTGGGCGCCGCCGAAGCCGTCGGCATGCTGCCCGAGCTGGCGGCCGCGCTCGCGCCCGTACGGCCCGGGAGCGCCAAGGAGGTCGTCGCGCGGCTGATCGAGGTCTCGGCGGCGGGCGACCACGACGCGATGCTCGCCCTGTACGCGCCGGACGTGGTCATCGAGATCCCGTTCGCCCCGCCGGGCGTGCCCGCGCGCTCGGTCGGCAGCGATCTCCTGCGTGCCCGGGTCGAGGCGGTGAAGGGGTTGTGGCGGTTCGAGCGCGCGGACGCGGTCAACCTGCTGGAGACCGCGGACCCGGAGGTGATGGTGGCCGAGTTCACCCTGCACGGATCCGTCACGGCCACCGGCCGGCCGTTCGCCACCACGTACGTCATGATCGTGACGGTGCGGGACGGGCTCATCGTGCACTCGCGCGACTACGGCAACCCCCTGGCCTCGGCCGAGCTGATGCGCGAGGTGGCCGGCGCGTGA
- a CDS encoding cytochrome P450 → MTQSEQVLSYPIPSEAALEPPAEWAELRGKCPVARVTLPSGDEATLLTRYEDVKQVLADPRFTRLLNAPDAARLSANDDGGLFSSEMAAVIPDSGEPHQRWRRLVGKYFTAKRMAALRPAMAQMAEQLIDDMVERGAPGDLKAALGFPLPVYVICDLLGVPASDRDRFAHWSDSLLNLTKFTQAETDASLAEFIQYMSEHVAAKRATPGDDLLSELIEASAAEGEGLTDVELLATGMGLLVAGHETTANMIGKMVGMLLSDRTRWERLLADPSLVRTAVEEALRFDANSGFGLPRYLKEETEVSGTVLPRGTTVICSMAAANRDESVFDAAAEMDLTRTPNPHLAFGSGSHSCLGQSLARTELQVVLEVLLRKLPTLELAVPVEELHRVEGLVVGGLRQVPVRW, encoded by the coding sequence ATGACGCAGAGCGAGCAGGTCCTGAGCTACCCGATCCCGAGCGAGGCGGCGCTGGAGCCACCCGCCGAGTGGGCGGAGCTGCGGGGGAAGTGCCCGGTCGCGCGGGTCACGCTGCCCAGCGGCGACGAGGCCACGCTGCTCACCCGGTACGAGGACGTCAAGCAGGTGCTGGCCGACCCGCGCTTCACCCGCCTGCTGAACGCGCCCGACGCGGCCCGGCTGTCGGCCAACGACGACGGCGGGCTGTTCAGCAGCGAGATGGCGGCGGTCATCCCGGACAGCGGGGAGCCGCACCAGCGGTGGCGGCGCCTGGTCGGCAAGTACTTCACCGCCAAGCGCATGGCCGCGCTGCGGCCCGCCATGGCGCAGATGGCCGAGCAGCTCATCGACGACATGGTCGAGCGCGGCGCCCCCGGCGACCTCAAGGCGGCCCTGGGCTTCCCCCTGCCCGTGTACGTGATCTGCGACCTGCTCGGCGTGCCCGCGTCCGACCGGGACCGCTTCGCCCACTGGTCGGACAGCCTGCTCAACCTGACCAAGTTCACCCAGGCGGAGACCGACGCCTCGCTGGCCGAGTTCATCCAGTACATGTCCGAGCACGTGGCCGCCAAGCGGGCGACGCCGGGCGACGACCTGCTCAGCGAGCTGATCGAGGCGAGCGCCGCCGAGGGCGAGGGCCTGACGGACGTCGAGCTGCTGGCCACCGGGATGGGACTGCTCGTGGCCGGGCACGAGACCACCGCCAACATGATCGGCAAGATGGTGGGGATGCTGCTGTCCGACCGCACCCGCTGGGAGCGGCTGCTGGCCGACCCCTCGCTGGTGCGTACGGCGGTGGAGGAGGCGCTGCGCTTCGACGCCAACTCCGGCTTCGGCCTGCCCCGCTACCTGAAGGAGGAGACCGAGGTCAGCGGCACGGTGCTGCCCCGCGGCACCACCGTGATCTGCAGCATGGCCGCCGCCAACCGCGACGAGAGCGTCTTCGACGCGGCCGCCGAGATGGACCTGACCCGCACCCCGAACCCGCACCTGGCCTTCGGCTCCGGCTCCCACTCCTGCCTCGGCCAGTCCCTGGCCCGCACCGAGCTGCAGGTCGTCCTGGAGGTGCTGCTGCGCAAGCTGCCCACCCTGGAGTTGGCCGTGCCGGTGGAGGAACTGCACCGGGTGGAGGGGCTCGTGGTCGGCGGCCTGCGCCAGGTCCCGGTCCGCTGGTAA
- a CDS encoding TetR/AcrR family transcriptional regulator produces MTPDKPLRADARRNRARVLQAAEAAFSAEGMAVPLDEIARRAGVGAGTVYRHFPSKEALFEAVVHDRIAQFAEEARTLAAAEWPGEEFFAFLGRMVDQAMLNKALCDALEAAGSPVKPSDGVQRDVWESFGALLGAAQRVGAVRADVDVSDLRALLSGALAMERHARDGDRPAGRLTGLLLDALRPRP; encoded by the coding sequence ATGACGCCGGACAAGCCGCTGCGCGCCGACGCCCGCCGCAACCGCGCCCGCGTGCTGCAGGCCGCCGAGGCCGCGTTCTCGGCCGAGGGCATGGCGGTGCCGCTGGATGAGATCGCCCGGCGGGCGGGCGTCGGCGCCGGCACGGTCTACCGGCACTTCCCCTCCAAGGAGGCACTGTTCGAGGCCGTGGTCCACGACCGGATCGCGCAGTTCGCCGAGGAGGCCCGCACGCTCGCGGCGGCGGAGTGGCCCGGCGAGGAGTTCTTCGCGTTCCTGGGCCGGATGGTCGATCAGGCGATGCTCAACAAGGCGCTGTGCGACGCCCTGGAGGCCGCCGGATCGCCGGTCAAGCCTTCCGACGGCGTCCAGCGCGACGTGTGGGAGTCGTTCGGCGCCCTGCTGGGCGCCGCCCAGCGCGTCGGCGCGGTCCGCGCCGACGTCGACGTGTCCGACCTGCGGGCCCTGCTGTCGGGGGCGCTCGCCATGGAGCGCCACGCCCGCGACGGCGACCGCCCCGCCGGCCGGCTGACCGGGCTCCTGCTGGACGCCCTGCGCCCCCGCCCCTGA
- a CDS encoding ADP-ribosylglycohydrolase family protein, translating to MTTLLDRIHGSLAAACIADALGAPTEERSIPEIRQLFGQRVESFHAPLPDAPYAVGRGPAQITDDSSQMLLLAEAFIAHGGEVSPEVMAELLIGWSGNPDYFPHFAGPTTRRAIERLKAGDDPWDVGRAGRIMSEGASNGGAMRVAPAGLVHPGDVEGAVRAAHLTCVPSHHTNIGVAGAAAIAAATAAACVDGADLFEVVRAARHGAELGERLGSEQGRHVPGPSVAQRIDLAVTLAVQSRDLDDAIERITAVIGTGLPAAEACPAAIGLLVAAGGDPFQTAVAAATAGGDSDTVGCMAAAVAGALHGIAALPAETVAQVEQANRLNLADVAARLAAVARPVPAAYGPGVTHA from the coding sequence ATGACCACACTTCTGGACCGCATCCACGGCAGCCTGGCCGCCGCCTGCATCGCCGACGCGCTCGGCGCCCCCACCGAGGAACGCTCCATCCCGGAGATCCGGCAACTGTTCGGCCAACGTGTGGAGAGCTTCCACGCGCCGCTGCCCGACGCGCCGTACGCGGTCGGGCGCGGACCGGCGCAGATCACCGACGACTCCAGCCAGATGCTCTTGCTGGCCGAGGCGTTCATCGCCCACGGCGGCGAGGTGTCCCCCGAGGTCATGGCCGAGCTGCTCATCGGCTGGTCCGGCAATCCCGACTACTTCCCCCACTTCGCCGGCCCCACCACGCGCCGGGCCATCGAACGCCTCAAGGCCGGTGACGACCCCTGGGACGTGGGCAGGGCCGGGCGCATCATGAGCGAGGGCGCCAGCAACGGCGGCGCCATGCGGGTCGCGCCCGCCGGCCTGGTGCATCCCGGCGACGTCGAGGGCGCCGTCCGCGCCGCGCACCTGACCTGCGTGCCCAGCCACCACACGAACATCGGCGTCGCCGGCGCCGCGGCCATCGCCGCCGCCACCGCGGCCGCCTGCGTGGACGGCGCCGACCTGTTCGAGGTCGTACGGGCGGCACGGCACGGCGCCGAACTGGGCGAGCGGCTGGGATCCGAGCAGGGCAGGCACGTCCCGGGTCCCTCGGTCGCCCAGCGGATCGACCTCGCCGTCACGCTCGCCGTCCAGTCCCGCGACCTGGACGACGCCATCGAGCGCATCACCGCCGTCATCGGCACCGGCCTGCCCGCCGCCGAGGCATGCCCGGCGGCCATCGGCCTGCTGGTGGCGGCCGGCGGTGACCCGTTCCAGACGGCCGTCGCCGCGGCCACCGCGGGCGGCGACTCCGACACGGTCGGCTGCATGGCGGCGGCCGTCGCGGGCGCGCTCCACGGCATCGCCGCGCTCCCCGCGGAGACCGTCGCCCAGGTCGAGCAGGCCAACAGGCTGAACCTGGCCGACGTGGCGGCCCGGCTGGCCGCCGTCGCCCGCCCCGTGCCCGCCGCGTACGGCCCGGGAGTGACGCACGCCTGA
- a CDS encoding TetR/AcrR family transcriptional regulator produces MTPDATAQPRRSHARANRARILAVARRELSANPEATIEEIARAAGVVRRTLYAHFPGRTALLEAIADEGAEALRGALAAAAVPADSPEQALARHTMELWQVGDRYRTLLALGRQCFGDAWFADLTDPARRDAVAIVRRGQADGVFHGHLPAEVLASALGALMLSLLESVNAGLWEDSGPGAATAILIGAGVPPERAAGVAAGLAR; encoded by the coding sequence ATGACGCCAGACGCGACGGCACAACCGCGACGCAGCCACGCCCGCGCCAACCGCGCGCGCATCCTGGCCGTCGCCCGGCGGGAGCTGAGCGCCAACCCCGAGGCCACGATCGAGGAGATCGCGCGGGCCGCCGGGGTCGTCCGTCGCACGCTGTACGCGCACTTCCCCGGCCGTACGGCCCTGCTGGAGGCCATCGCGGACGAGGGCGCCGAAGCCCTGCGCGGAGCCCTGGCCGCCGCGGCGGTGCCCGCCGACTCACCCGAGCAGGCGCTGGCCCGCCACACCATGGAGCTCTGGCAGGTCGGCGACCGCTACCGGACGCTGCTCGCCCTCGGCCGCCAGTGCTTCGGCGACGCCTGGTTCGCGGACCTGACGGACCCGGCGCGGCGCGACGCCGTCGCCATCGTCCGGCGCGGGCAGGCCGACGGCGTCTTCCACGGCCACCTGCCCGCCGAGGTGCTCGCGTCCGCCCTCGGCGCGCTGATGCTGTCGCTGCTGGAGAGCGTCAACGCCGGCCTGTGGGAGGACTCCGGGCCGGGGGCGGCCACCGCGATCCTGATCGGGGCGGGGGTGCCGCCCGAGCGCGCGGCCGGCGTGGCGGCCGGGCTGGCGCGCTGA
- a CDS encoding MMPL family transporter, with protein sequence MSSFLYRLGRSAARARIVVLGAWLLALALAGGAMGLLQQGTDDAFTIPGSQSQDALDHLSHVFPEVSGTSARMVVVMPAGARADAPAVRSAVKAAVRDIERLDQVALVTSPFAENVKNAVSADGRAAIIAIPLDVPQARTTPATKQRLQDIGAGLERRIGAGATVHVGGDAFSNAVPKLSPTEGIGLVIAFLVLFLVFRSLVAAAMPMVTAVFGVAVAVALIFAATVFTPISSTAPMLAVMLGLAVGIDYALFILSRHRDQLGEGLEVEESIARATATAGSAVVFAGITVVIALLGLAVAGIPFLTTMGVAAAFSVCVAVAVAVTATPALLAVAGERLRPRPRRRPARERVPLSRRWVRLATRSPIVTIVVVVGALGLCALPAADLRLALPNSGTEEPGTPARDTFDAIARHFGPGYNAPLVVSVDVLNTTDPVGVTDEIAAEIERLDGVAAVPVATPNRKGDTAIIQVVPDSPGDSPQTEALVQRLRDRAEHFRRAYGVAIAVTGFTAVGIDVSARLAGALLPFGTVVVGLSLVLLAMVFRSIAVPVKAALGYLLSVGAAFGATSFVFQQGHLAQALGVQHTGSVISFLPIILMGVLFGLAMDYEVFLLSRMREEYVHHRDPHRAVESGFVSASTVVVAAAVIMFAVFAAFVPEGSATIKPIAFSLAVGVFVDAFVVRMTLVPAVLALLGHRAWWLPGWLDRRLPVFDAEGEGLTRELRLAGWPAPGSPELVSAEDLRVRDLRGADVFSGVSIHLLPGQVLRVHGLGASALLHALAGRVPALEGDLKVCGHIVPQHARAVRRAVALVPCREAKDPAGDARAALANGARLVVLENLDAVVRTEQRAELARLLARLPDTGPAAAVVSCQDPALVRDLLPPDTVTDLSLDRAIAGVR encoded by the coding sequence GTGTCGTCCTTCTTGTACAGACTCGGCCGAAGCGCCGCACGTGCCCGGATCGTCGTCCTAGGAGCCTGGCTGCTGGCCCTGGCGCTGGCCGGCGGCGCGATGGGCCTGCTGCAACAGGGGACCGACGACGCCTTCACGATCCCCGGCTCGCAGTCACAGGACGCCCTCGACCACCTCTCCCACGTCTTCCCCGAGGTCAGCGGCACGTCGGCGCGGATGGTGGTCGTGATGCCGGCCGGCGCCCGCGCCGACGCCCCCGCCGTCAGGAGCGCGGTGAAGGCGGCCGTACGGGACATCGAACGGCTCGACCAGGTCGCGCTGGTGACCAGCCCGTTCGCCGAGAACGTCAAGAACGCCGTCTCCGCCGACGGCAGGGCCGCCATCATCGCGATCCCCCTCGACGTCCCGCAGGCGCGGACCACCCCCGCCACCAAGCAGCGGCTCCAGGACATCGGCGCCGGGCTGGAGCGGCGCATCGGCGCGGGCGCGACCGTCCACGTCGGCGGGGACGCCTTCTCCAACGCGGTGCCGAAGCTCAGCCCCACCGAGGGCATCGGCCTGGTCATCGCCTTCCTCGTGCTCTTCCTCGTCTTCCGCTCCCTCGTCGCGGCCGCGATGCCGATGGTGACCGCGGTGTTCGGGGTCGCCGTCGCGGTGGCCCTGATCTTCGCGGCCACGGTGTTCACGCCCATCTCCTCGACCGCGCCCATGCTGGCGGTCATGCTCGGGCTGGCGGTGGGCATCGACTACGCGCTGTTCATCCTCTCCCGCCACCGGGACCAGCTCGGCGAAGGGCTGGAGGTCGAGGAGTCGATCGCCCGCGCCACCGCGACCGCCGGGTCGGCCGTCGTCTTCGCCGGGATCACCGTGGTGATCGCGCTGCTGGGGCTGGCGGTGGCCGGCATCCCGTTCCTGACCACGATGGGGGTCGCGGCGGCGTTCTCGGTGTGCGTCGCGGTGGCCGTCGCCGTCACGGCCACGCCCGCGCTCCTGGCCGTCGCCGGCGAACGCCTGCGCCCCCGGCCCCGCCGCCGTCCCGCCAGGGAACGGGTGCCGCTGAGCCGCCGCTGGGTGCGCCTGGCCACCAGATCGCCGATCGTGACGATCGTCGTGGTCGTCGGCGCGCTCGGGCTGTGCGCGCTGCCCGCCGCGGACCTGCGCCTCGCGCTGCCCAACAGCGGCACCGAGGAGCCCGGCACGCCCGCCCGCGACACCTTCGACGCCATCGCCCGGCATTTCGGGCCCGGCTACAACGCTCCGCTGGTCGTCTCGGTCGACGTCCTGAACACCACGGACCCCGTCGGCGTCACCGACGAGATCGCCGCGGAGATCGAGCGCCTGGACGGCGTCGCGGCGGTCCCGGTCGCCACGCCCAACCGCAAGGGCGACACCGCCATCATCCAGGTCGTCCCCGACTCGCCCGGCGACTCGCCGCAGACCGAGGCTCTCGTCCAGCGCCTGCGCGATCGGGCGGAGCACTTCCGGCGGGCCTACGGGGTCGCCATCGCCGTCACCGGGTTCACCGCCGTGGGCATCGATGTCTCGGCGCGGCTGGCCGGGGCGCTGCTGCCGTTCGGGACCGTCGTCGTGGGGCTGTCGCTGGTCCTGCTGGCCATGGTGTTCCGCTCGATCGCGGTGCCGGTCAAGGCGGCGCTGGGATACCTGCTGTCGGTGGGCGCGGCGTTCGGGGCCACGTCGTTCGTCTTCCAGCAGGGCCACCTGGCGCAGGCGCTCGGCGTGCAGCACACCGGCAGCGTGATCAGCTTCCTGCCGATCATCTTGATGGGCGTGCTGTTCGGGCTGGCCATGGACTACGAGGTGTTCCTGCTGTCGCGGATGCGGGAGGAGTACGTCCACCACCGCGACCCGCACCGGGCCGTCGAGTCCGGCTTCGTGTCGGCCTCGACGGTGGTGGTGGCCGCGGCGGTCATCATGTTCGCGGTCTTCGCCGCGTTCGTGCCCGAGGGCAGCGCCACCATCAAGCCGATCGCCTTCAGCCTGGCCGTGGGCGTGTTCGTGGACGCCTTCGTCGTCCGCATGACGCTGGTGCCGGCCGTGCTCGCGCTGCTCGGCCACCGCGCGTGGTGGCTGCCCGGCTGGCTGGACCGCCGGCTGCCCGTCTTCGACGCCGAGGGCGAGGGGCTGACCCGCGAGCTGCGCCTGGCCGGCTGGCCCGCGCCCGGCTCGCCGGAGCTCGTCAGCGCCGAGGACCTGCGCGTCCGCGACCTCCGCGGCGCCGACGTCTTCTCCGGCGTGTCCATCCACCTGCTGCCCGGACAGGTCCTGCGCGTCCACGGCCTCGGCGCGTCCGCGCTGCTGCACGCCCTCGCCGGCCGGGTGCCCGCCCTGGAGGGCGACCTGAAGGTGTGCGGCCACATCGTCCCCCAGCACGCCCGCGCGGTCCGGCGGGCGGTGGCCCTCGTCCCGTGCCGCGAGGCGAAGGACCCGGCCGGCGACGCGCGTGCCGCGCTCGCGAACGGCGCGCGCCTGGTCGTGCTGGAGAACCTCGACGCCGTCGTACGCACCGAGCAGCGCGCCGAACTGGCCCGCCTGCTGGCCCGGCTGCCGGACACCGGACCGGCCGCCGCCGTGGTGTCCTGCCAGGACCCGGCGCTCGTACGCGACCTGCTGCCCCCGGACACCGTCACCGACCTGTCCCTCGACCGCGCTATTGCCGGAGTTCGCTGA
- a CDS encoding TetR/AcrR family transcriptional regulator, with translation MANTRRPNRGPSAAAENRAALIAAARELFTTDGLDAPLTSIARAAGVGQGSLYRHFPDRVSLALAVFDEGIKALEALATDPAATLDDVLALTTEQAIASTAFIAMVSATDPRIMALRYQVEALLEGPLARAREAGRVREHVTTEDLVTALGMIAGLLAKIPADLRRETADRAWLLLRKGLEP, from the coding sequence ATGGCCAACACTCGTCGACCCAACAGAGGCCCCAGCGCCGCCGCCGAGAACCGCGCGGCGCTGATCGCGGCGGCCCGCGAGCTGTTCACCACCGACGGCCTCGACGCGCCGCTGACCTCGATCGCGCGGGCGGCCGGCGTCGGCCAGGGCAGCCTCTACCGGCACTTCCCCGACCGCGTCAGCCTGGCGCTGGCCGTGTTCGACGAGGGCATCAAGGCGCTGGAGGCGCTGGCCACCGACCCCGCGGCCACGCTCGACGACGTGCTGGCGCTGACGACCGAGCAGGCCATCGCCTCGACGGCGTTCATCGCGATGGTCAGTGCCACGGATCCGCGCATCATGGCCCTGCGTTACCAGGTGGAGGCGCTGCTGGAGGGGCCGCTGGCGAGGGCGCGGGAGGCCGGCCGCGTACGCGAGCACGTCACGACGGAGGACCTGGTGACGGCCCTGGGCATGATCGCGGGGCTGCTCGCCAAGATACCGGCGGACCTGCGGCGCGAGACCGCCGACAGGGCGTGGCTGCTGCTCCGCAAGGGCCTGGAGCCCTGA